Proteins from one Oscillatoria nigro-viridis PCC 7112 genomic window:
- a CDS encoding class I SAM-dependent methyltransferase, whose product MLNCKHSPLPVSQTMTAHQESIIDQFTRQAIPFSNLYAHTNQESLDLLMKMASVSDKDTVLDVACGPGIVSCAFAEVASHVTGIDLTPAMIAQAQILAQQKNLTNLSWQQGDIETLPFADDSFSIVLSRYAFHHFLRPDVVLSEMVRVCRPGGRILIADVAMPPDKVDTYNYIEKIRDPSHTRALTLEELPKLVADANLQNIKLAFYKVELELEQQLAASFPNPGDDNKLRQIFREDIGVDSLGVGAHERGNEIHYAVPIAVIVGEKAKL is encoded by the coding sequence ATGCTAAACTGCAAACATAGTCCTTTACCCGTGTCACAAACCATGACCGCACATCAGGAATCCATCATCGACCAGTTCACTCGTCAGGCAATTCCATTCTCTAACTTGTACGCTCACACAAATCAAGAATCTCTGGATTTACTGATGAAGATGGCGAGTGTATCTGACAAAGACACAGTTCTAGATGTTGCTTGCGGCCCGGGTATTGTTAGTTGTGCTTTTGCGGAAGTTGCCAGTCACGTTACTGGCATTGATTTAACACCAGCGATGATCGCACAAGCCCAGATTTTGGCACAGCAAAAAAACTTGACTAATCTCTCATGGCAGCAAGGCGATATCGAGACGCTACCATTTGCCGATGATAGTTTTTCCATTGTTCTGAGTCGTTACGCTTTCCATCATTTTTTGCGGCCAGATGTTGTGCTGTCGGAGATGGTTCGCGTGTGTCGTCCGGGCGGTCGAATTCTGATTGCTGATGTGGCGATGCCGCCGGACAAAGTGGATACTTACAACTATATTGAGAAAATCCGCGATCCATCTCATACTCGCGCCTTGACTCTGGAAGAGTTGCCTAAATTAGTCGCGGATGCCAATCTTCAAAATATCAAGTTGGCATTTTACAAGGTAGAATTAGAGCTTGAACAGCAGTTAGCTGCTTCTTTCCCAAATCCCGGCGATGACAATAAGCTGCGACAAATTTTTAGAGAGGATATTGGTGTTGACAGTCTGGGGGTTGGCGCACACGAACGAGGAAATGAAATTCATTATGCGGTTCCGATCGCTGTGATTGTTGGCGAGAAAGCAAAGCTATAG
- a CDS encoding undecaprenyl-diphosphate phosphatase, translating to MIALLDALLAQTPAADVSGQTQINLVQAIVLGIVQGLTEFLPISSSAHLKVVPIALGWGDPGVAYTAVIQLGSIVAVLWYFWKDLTTITFGAVDAVVRRDYNSQEFRIALGIALGTIPVVFFGLLIKILVPDFDKSPLRSLGAIAIASIVMSLLLAIAEKIGKRNRTYEKLTVQDGILMGLAQAMALIPGCSRSGSTLTAGLLIGLERPAAARFSFLLGIPAITLAGLVELKGALGEGVGDAGVAALIVGTISAFVFSYLSIAWLMKFLQTQNTWVFVWYRLAFGVAILTAIAGGAVKNI from the coding sequence ATGATAGCTTTGCTTGACGCACTCCTCGCCCAAACTCCCGCTGCTGATGTTTCCGGCCAGACTCAAATCAATCTGGTGCAGGCGATTGTTTTAGGAATTGTACAAGGATTAACAGAGTTTTTGCCCATCAGCAGCAGCGCTCATTTGAAGGTAGTGCCGATCGCCCTGGGATGGGGCGATCCGGGGGTTGCTTATACTGCTGTTATTCAGTTGGGCAGCATTGTCGCAGTGCTTTGGTATTTCTGGAAAGACTTGACAACTATAACTTTTGGTGCTGTAGATGCCGTGGTGCGGCGCGACTACAATTCGCAAGAGTTTCGGATCGCATTGGGCATTGCTTTGGGAACAATACCTGTAGTCTTTTTTGGGCTGCTAATCAAGATATTGGTTCCAGATTTTGACAAGTCCCCGCTAAGAAGTTTGGGTGCGATCGCCATTGCTTCGATCGTCATGTCGCTGCTGTTAGCAATAGCAGAAAAAATTGGCAAGCGCAATCGCACTTATGAAAAATTAACTGTTCAAGACGGTATTTTGATGGGATTAGCTCAAGCAATGGCATTGATTCCGGGGTGTTCGCGATCGGGTTCTACCCTAACAGCAGGATTGTTGATAGGATTGGAAAGACCCGCCGCCGCGCGGTTTTCTTTTTTATTGGGAATTCCGGCAATTACTCTGGCTGGATTAGTGGAATTGAAGGGTGCTTTGGGAGAAGGAGTCGGCGATGCTGGAGTTGCAGCTTTGATAGTAGGAACGATTTCGGCATTTGTGTTTTCTTATTTGTCGATCGCGTGGCTGATGAAGTTCCTGCAAACTCAAAATACGTGGGTGTTTGTGTGGTATCGGCTGGCTTTTGGCGTGGCAATTTTAACGGCGATCGCAGGTGGGGCAGTTAAAAATATTTAA
- a CDS encoding thylakoid membrane photosystem I accumulation factor, whose translation MIFPENKNSLVTAASGIRWLRRILSASLLTVAIALSFILLSGTAPALATLTDDRFDGTIFALYAGNGSLVPPKVKIADSFKRHKPVLLVFYTDDSSDSKQYAIVVSQLQEFYGREADFIPVTIDSLPPEPSPEITEPSHYYEGFVPQTVILDQSGKVVFNEKGQIPFEQVDDAFRKVFDLLPREQSIPLKRRIVNELNVELSK comes from the coding sequence ATGATATTTCCTGAGAACAAAAATTCACTTGTTACTGCTGCTTCTGGCATCCGCTGGCTGAGGCGAATCTTGTCAGCCAGTCTGTTAACAGTGGCGATCGCACTTAGCTTCATACTGCTAAGCGGCACTGCGCCCGCCTTGGCAACTCTCACCGACGATCGCTTCGACGGTACAATATTTGCCCTCTACGCCGGCAACGGTTCCCTAGTTCCTCCTAAAGTCAAGATTGCAGATTCTTTCAAACGCCATAAACCCGTATTGTTAGTTTTTTACACTGATGACAGCAGCGACTCCAAGCAATACGCGATCGTCGTCTCTCAACTCCAAGAATTTTACGGCCGCGAAGCCGATTTTATCCCCGTAACAATTGACTCTTTGCCTCCGGAACCGTCACCAGAAATCACGGAACCCAGCCATTATTACGAAGGCTTCGTACCTCAAACTGTCATCCTAGACCAATCGGGAAAAGTAGTTTTTAACGAAAAAGGACAAATACCGTTTGAGCAGGTAGATGATGCTTTTCGGAAAGTATTTGACTTGCTGCCTAGAGAACAATCAATCCCTCTAAAACGCCGCATTGTGAACGAACTTAACGTCGAATTATCGAAGTAA
- a CDS encoding trypsin-like serine protease codes for MKSEIKILLIAVLTVFFVLKTAEVGRSIISAFPDSSSRKPLALNQYTGVAYLDGALCTGSLLRGGLYVLTAAHCLNEGGVKVPAETAIKAIFKLPSGEVSIPVSKYYIHPGWTGYESEVGNDIAILKLKRVAPPSIEQYEINRNKNEVGKVLTKVGYGYIGLGAKGQDENSNSEAKRYSGQNRYDALIDVLKDATESDMSQLVLGSQLIFDFDAGTSEHDALGRHFPRLRDRGLGKNEIATASGDSGGPSFVDGKIAGISSWGYSDRGFFKTNISDIDKIDDNGSFGEISGDTRVSFYASWIDRVTKNP; via the coding sequence ATGAAGTCGGAAATCAAAATCTTATTAATCGCGGTTCTGACGGTATTTTTTGTTTTAAAAACTGCCGAAGTTGGGCGATCGATAATTAGCGCTTTTCCTGACAGCAGTTCCCGCAAACCTTTAGCTTTAAATCAATATACAGGCGTCGCCTATCTTGATGGGGCTTTGTGTACTGGTTCGCTGCTAAGGGGAGGTTTGTACGTTCTCACAGCGGCCCACTGTCTGAACGAAGGCGGAGTTAAGGTTCCTGCTGAAACGGCAATTAAAGCAATTTTTAAATTGCCTAGCGGTGAAGTTAGCATCCCCGTTAGCAAATATTATATCCATCCGGGCTGGACTGGTTACGAATCGGAGGTTGGCAACGATATTGCTATTTTGAAGCTGAAAAGGGTCGCGCCGCCAAGTATCGAACAGTACGAGATAAATAGAAACAAAAATGAAGTGGGTAAAGTATTGACAAAAGTTGGATACGGATATATTGGTTTAGGTGCAAAGGGACAGGATGAAAATTCTAATTCTGAGGCGAAAAGGTATAGCGGACAGAATCGCTATGATGCTTTAATTGATGTTTTGAAAGATGCTACAGAATCAGATATGTCGCAATTGGTTTTGGGAAGTCAATTAATCTTTGATTTTGACGCGGGAACTAGCGAACACGATGCTTTGGGGAGGCATTTTCCGAGGTTGCGCGATCGCGGTTTGGGAAAAAATGAGATAGCTACGGCTAGCGGAGATTCGGGCGGGCCTTCGTTTGTTGACGGGAAGATTGCGGGGATTAGTTCTTGGGGTTATAGCGATCGAGGATTTTTCAAAACAAACATCAGCGATATTGATAAAATTGACGATAATGGCAGTTTTGGGGAAATTTCCGGCGACACGCGGGTATCATTTTATGCAAGCTGGATCGATCGGGTGACAAAAAATCCCTGA